In Desulfobacterales bacterium, the genomic stretch CGCCCTTTGACCATGCCCGCCGCACCCTGCTCTATGTGCCGGACTCCGGCCGGGCGGGCCGGTTCCCCGAGCCGGGCGATCCCGGCTTTCCCAAGGCGGCCCGGGCACAGATCGAAAAGCTGCTCCTTGCCTCCCAAGGCCGGGCCCTGGTGCTCTTTACCAGCCTGGCGGCCATGGCCGCGTGCCACCGCTTCCTGGAGGGACGGCTGCCCTATCCGCTCCTGGTCCAGGGCCAGGCCCCCAAAAACGTCCTGCTCGAATCATTTCAGCGCGAGACCCTTTCCGTACTCCTGGCAGTGGCCAGTTTCTGGGAAGGGGTCGACGTGCCCGGTGAATCGTTGAGCTGCGTGATCATCGACAAACTGCCCTTTGAGGTGCCCAGCGACCCGGTGATCATGGCCCGGATAAACAGAATTAAAGAGGAGGGCGGCAACCCCTTTTTCGAACTCCAGGTGCCCCGGGCGATCCTGGCCCTGCGCCAGGGGGTGGGCCGCCTGCTCCGCTCCGCCAGCGACCAGGGGCTGTTGGCAATACTGGATGTCCGGCTGTTTTCCCGCGGCTACGGCCGGCTGTTTCGGGCCGGCCTGCCGCCCAGCCCCCTGACCCGCAGCCTGGAAGAGGCCCGGGATTTTTTCAAACCGTGAGCCGGCCCTTAAAAAACCTTTGGCAAACCGGGCCGGCATTATATATGGTGCAGACCAATACCAGCCGCAGGCATGACCGCCCTGAACCTGCTTTGCCAACAAAGGATCCAAGAGAGTGAACCGAGAAGAACTGCTGGCCCTGCTCAAGCCGGAGATCACCAGGATCGACCAGACCATGCGCAACGACCTGGCGGTGATCAACAACACCCTGCTCGCCGAGATCGTTCATTATGCCAGCTTCAGCGGCGGCAAACGGATCCGGCCCCTGCTCTGCGTGTTGTCGGCCCGGATCTGCAACCGGGACGACGATGATCTCTACCAGCTGGCCATTGCCTTTGAGTACCTGCACGCCGCCACCCTGCTCCATGACGACGTGATCGACCATGCCGACACCCGGCGCGGCCAACCCTCGGTCAACAGTGTATGGGGTATCAGCGCGGCCATCCTGGCCGGGGACTTTCTCCATGCCCGGGCCATGTTTTTATTTGGACTACAGTGCAAAAGCCGCTGCCTGGAACTGATCAGCCATACCACCGGCGCAATGGTGGAAGGCGAACTCCTGCAGATGGCCAACGCCCGCAACTTCAATCAATCAGAGGATGACTACTTCCAGGTAATCAACAACAAGAGCGCCCTGCTCATCGCCTCGGCCTGCGAGACCGGGGCGATCTTTGCAAGGGCCGGCGAGGAACGGATCACCGCCCTGCGCTCCTACGGCGCCAACCTGGGTACCGCCTTTCAGATCATCGACGATCTCCTTGACTAC encodes the following:
- a CDS encoding polyprenyl synthetase family protein; protein product: MNREELLALLKPEITRIDQTMRNDLAVINNTLLAEIVHYASFSGGKRIRPLLCVLSARICNRDDDDLYQLAIAFEYLHAATLLHDDVIDHADTRRGQPSVNSVWGISAAILAGDFLHARAMFLFGLQCKSRCLELISHTTGAMVEGELLQMANARNFNQSEDDYFQVINNKSALLIASACETGAIFARAGEERITALRSYGANLGTAFQIIDDLLDYQGDPQQTGKVVGNDFCECKMTLPLIHALGRATGKEQDRVLGLLAGPVEERRRALAEIRELINKYQGFARARQQAGQYIERALTELEIFSSAEAGPVKKILTSLGRYILTREK